One Cellulosimicrobium protaetiae genomic region harbors:
- the pknB gene encoding Stk1 family PASTA domain-containing Ser/Thr kinase has protein sequence MVDNAPRVLAGRYQVGELIGRGGMAEVHIGHDNRLGRTVAIKILRSDLARDPTFLARFRREAQAAASLNHPAIVAVYDTGEDVHEDPTGNSVHVPFIVMEYVEGHTVRDILRDGQAVPIDEAVEITAGVLAALEYSHHAGIVHRDIKPANVMITPTGAVKVMDFGIARAMADSAATMTQTQAVIGTAQYLSPEQARGETVDARSDLYSTGCLLYELLTGRPPFIGDSPVAVAYQHVREAPATPSAVAPDVPEVLDRITLKALAKDRTARYSNAAEFRADLENAVRGGSITAPALGVAAAAAGLGAAAAAADLQPTMVESATQVMAPTAAAPNPWATSVAPAVPPGDPVPGEDEEEPKSRKGLMWTLIAIGVLALAAIITMLVINSQGEEEPTTGTVPTLSAGVTPEEAEQRITDAGFEYAEAIDQESTEAEGTFTKTDPAGGTEADLGSTVTAFFSAGPDAVVIQDVRGKSQDEARQILEAQGLQVTSGGSEDSKDVAKDAATRTEPAAGQSVAGGSTVTLFTSSGLVALPELVGNQRQAAEQTITELGLTPVVNEVESDEPEGQVVAQRPNAGSVPQGSEVTIDVAIPRAADTTNVPNNLVGMTLDQAADALGGAGLNPGRQQNQESDQWPAGVVIGSDPGGGTEVEVGTEVSLIVSTGPGPSNGGGGNGGGNGGGGNGGDGNGG, from the coding sequence GTGGTGGACAACGCTCCCCGAGTGCTTGCCGGGCGCTACCAGGTCGGTGAGCTCATCGGCCGTGGTGGCATGGCCGAGGTGCACATCGGGCACGACAACCGCCTCGGACGTACCGTCGCGATCAAGATCCTGCGCTCCGACCTCGCGCGGGACCCCACGTTCCTGGCGCGCTTCCGGCGCGAGGCCCAGGCGGCGGCGTCGCTCAACCACCCGGCCATCGTCGCGGTGTACGACACGGGCGAGGACGTCCACGAGGACCCCACGGGCAACTCGGTGCACGTCCCGTTCATCGTCATGGAGTACGTCGAGGGCCACACGGTCCGCGACATCCTGCGCGACGGCCAGGCCGTCCCGATCGACGAGGCCGTCGAGATCACCGCAGGCGTGCTCGCGGCGCTCGAGTACTCGCACCACGCCGGCATCGTGCACCGCGACATCAAGCCCGCGAACGTCATGATCACGCCCACGGGCGCGGTCAAGGTCATGGACTTCGGCATCGCCCGCGCCATGGCGGACTCCGCGGCGACGATGACGCAGACGCAGGCCGTCATCGGCACCGCGCAGTACCTCTCGCCGGAGCAGGCGCGCGGAGAGACCGTCGACGCGCGCTCCGACCTGTACTCGACCGGCTGCCTGCTCTACGAGCTGCTCACCGGCCGCCCGCCGTTCATCGGCGACTCGCCCGTCGCGGTGGCCTACCAGCACGTGCGCGAGGCCCCGGCGACGCCGAGCGCCGTCGCGCCCGACGTCCCCGAGGTCCTGGACCGCATCACGCTCAAGGCGCTCGCGAAGGACCGGACGGCGCGCTACTCGAACGCCGCGGAGTTCCGCGCCGACCTGGAGAACGCCGTGCGCGGAGGGTCGATCACGGCACCCGCGCTCGGGGTCGCCGCCGCGGCCGCGGGCCTCGGTGCCGCCGCCGCGGCCGCCGACCTCCAGCCCACGATGGTGGAGTCCGCCACGCAGGTCATGGCCCCCACGGCCGCCGCCCCCAACCCGTGGGCGACGAGCGTGGCGCCGGCCGTCCCGCCCGGCGACCCGGTCCCGGGCGAGGACGAGGAGGAGCCCAAGAGCCGCAAGGGGCTCATGTGGACACTCATCGCGATCGGCGTCCTCGCTCTCGCGGCGATCATCACGATGCTCGTCATCAACAGCCAGGGCGAGGAGGAGCCGACGACCGGCACGGTCCCGACACTCTCAGCAGGGGTGACGCCCGAAGAGGCCGAGCAGAGGATCACCGACGCCGGCTTCGAGTACGCCGAGGCCATCGACCAGGAGTCGACCGAGGCGGAGGGGACGTTCACGAAGACCGACCCGGCCGGCGGCACCGAGGCCGACCTCGGCTCGACCGTCACGGCCTTCTTCTCCGCCGGACCCGACGCCGTGGTGATCCAGGACGTCAGGGGGAAGTCTCAGGACGAGGCGCGCCAGATCCTCGAGGCGCAGGGCCTGCAGGTCACCTCCGGTGGCTCCGAGGACTCGAAGGACGTCGCGAAGGACGCGGCGACTCGGACGGAGCCCGCCGCTGGGCAGTCCGTCGCGGGCGGCTCGACCGTCACGCTCTTCACCTCGTCCGGTCTCGTCGCCCTCCCCGAGCTCGTGGGGAACCAGCGCCAGGCCGCCGAGCAGACGATCACCGAGCTCGGCCTCACACCGGTCGTCAACGAGGTGGAGTCCGACGAGCCCGAGGGCCAGGTCGTCGCACAGCGGCCCAACGCCGGCAGCGTGCCGCAGGGCTCGGAGGTGACCATCGACGTCGCCATCCCGCGTGCCGCGGACACCACGAACGTCCCGAACAACCTCGTCGGCATGACCCTGGACCAGGCTGCGGACGCGCTCGGCGGCGCGGGGCTCAACCCCGGCAGGCAGCAGAACCAGGAGTCCGACCAGTGGCCTGCCGGTGTGGTCATCGGCTCGGACCCCGGCGGCGGCACCGAGGTCGAGGTCGGCACGGAGGTGTCGCTCATCGTCTCGACGGGCCCTGGTCCGTCGAACGGCGGCGGCGGCAACGGCGGCGGTAACGGCGGCGGCGGCAACGGCGGCGACGGCAACGGCGGCTGA
- a CDS encoding aminodeoxychorismate/anthranilate synthase component II — protein sequence MTHQTRILVVDNYDSFVYTIVGYLDQLGAETVVVRNDAVPEPDAEGRFRDADGTAFDGVLVSPGPGTPKEAGQSEQVIRACAASRTPMLGVCLGHQALAEVYGATVTHAPELMHGKTSLVEHDGEGVLAGLPSPFTATRYHSLAVVNDTVPAELEVTSATAGGVIMGLQHRDLPLHGVQFHPESVLTEGGHRLLANWLEACGLEGAVERSAGMAPLVRQ from the coding sequence ATGACCCACCAGACCCGCATCCTCGTCGTGGACAACTACGACTCGTTCGTCTACACGATCGTCGGCTACCTCGACCAGCTCGGCGCCGAGACCGTCGTGGTGCGGAACGACGCCGTCCCCGAGCCGGACGCCGAGGGCCGGTTCCGCGACGCCGACGGCACCGCGTTCGACGGCGTGCTCGTATCCCCCGGGCCGGGCACCCCGAAGGAGGCCGGGCAGAGCGAGCAGGTCATCCGCGCGTGCGCCGCGTCGCGCACCCCGATGCTCGGCGTGTGCCTCGGCCACCAGGCGCTCGCCGAGGTGTACGGCGCGACGGTCACGCACGCGCCCGAGCTCATGCACGGCAAGACGAGCCTCGTCGAGCACGACGGCGAAGGTGTCCTCGCGGGGCTGCCCAGCCCGTTCACCGCGACGCGCTACCACTCGCTCGCCGTCGTGAACGACACCGTGCCCGCCGAGCTCGAGGTCACCTCGGCCACCGCGGGCGGTGTGATCATGGGCCTCCAGCACCGTGACCTTCCCCTGCACGGCGTCCAGTTCCACCCCGAGTCCGTGCTCACCGAGGGCGGCCACCGCCTGCTCGCGAACTGGCTCGAGGCGTGCGGCCTGGAGGGCGCCGTCGAGCGCTCGGCGGGCATGGCTCCGCTCGTCCGGCAGTAG
- a CDS encoding class E sortase has product MTATAPVRHAGRRAGRGPVSATVGLVGELLITLGILLGLYVVWQLWWTDVQADRVQAQVLEEIAAPVPDAADVATTVRRDAPPVMEAPAPGDVWGTLYVPRWDGKMMPIAEGTDKRSILDQAMAGHYPETVMPGDVGNFSLAGHRQTYGKIFHDVEELQVGDPIVVEAGGVWYVYRVDHLQAVKPDQVEAIAPVPWQPGAEPTERYLTLTTCHPIGLNSLVARFIVNAKLDYWMPVEDGTPPDLVGQTAPAAEGSA; this is encoded by the coding sequence GTGACCGCGACCGCCCCCGTCCGGCACGCAGGCCGTCGCGCGGGGCGCGGTCCGGTCTCCGCGACCGTGGGCCTCGTCGGCGAGCTCCTCATCACGCTCGGGATCCTGCTCGGGCTGTACGTCGTCTGGCAGCTCTGGTGGACGGACGTGCAGGCCGACCGCGTGCAGGCGCAGGTGCTCGAGGAGATCGCCGCGCCCGTGCCGGACGCGGCGGACGTCGCGACGACCGTCCGGCGGGACGCGCCCCCGGTCATGGAGGCTCCCGCGCCGGGCGACGTGTGGGGCACGCTCTACGTTCCCCGCTGGGACGGCAAGATGATGCCGATCGCCGAGGGGACGGACAAGCGCTCCATCCTCGACCAGGCGATGGCCGGGCACTACCCCGAGACCGTCATGCCGGGCGACGTCGGCAACTTCTCCCTCGCGGGCCACCGCCAGACGTACGGCAAGATCTTCCACGACGTGGAGGAGCTGCAGGTCGGCGACCCGATCGTCGTCGAGGCCGGCGGGGTCTGGTACGTGTACCGCGTGGACCACCTGCAGGCCGTGAAGCCCGACCAGGTGGAGGCCATCGCACCGGTGCCGTGGCAGCCCGGTGCCGAGCCCACCGAGCGGTACCTCACCCTGACGACGTGCCACCCGATCGGGCTGAACTCGCTCGTGGCCCGGTTCATCGTCAACGCGAAGCTGGACTACTGGATGCCCGTCGAGGACGGCACGCCGCCGGACCTGGTCGGTCAGACCGCGCCGGCCGCCGAAGGGAGTGCGTGA
- a CDS encoding DUF881 domain-containing protein — protein sequence MSSTDPASTAPATPDGTAAPGPTPAAPPRSRRVRSAVTVALVLALAGVMFTANARLARGEESRHPENLAQLVDRESDRVAGLAAQVDALTEEIDGLSQTGDAPAGVDPDLASRTAVAAGTTPVSGTGLSVTLDDAPPEGNYPPQIRPDDLVVHQQDIQSVVNALWAGGAEAMTLQGQRVTATSAFRCAGNILLLHGRVYSPPYVVEAVGDPDALRDALERNPGVQVYQEYVDAVNLGWSVEDQSDLELPGYEGALELRYASPSVSS from the coding sequence GTGAGCAGCACCGACCCCGCCTCCACGGCGCCCGCGACGCCGGACGGCACTGCCGCACCCGGCCCGACGCCCGCCGCGCCCCCGCGCTCGCGCCGCGTCCGGTCCGCCGTGACCGTGGCGCTCGTCCTCGCCCTCGCCGGCGTCATGTTCACCGCCAACGCGCGCCTCGCGCGCGGCGAGGAGTCCCGGCACCCCGAGAACCTGGCCCAGCTCGTCGACCGCGAGTCCGACCGCGTCGCCGGGCTCGCCGCCCAGGTCGACGCGCTCACGGAGGAGATCGACGGTCTGTCGCAGACGGGCGACGCCCCGGCGGGGGTCGACCCGGATCTCGCGTCGCGCACCGCCGTCGCCGCCGGGACGACGCCCGTGAGCGGCACGGGACTGTCGGTCACGCTCGACGACGCCCCGCCGGAGGGCAACTACCCGCCGCAGATCCGCCCCGACGACCTCGTGGTGCACCAGCAGGACATCCAGTCCGTCGTGAACGCCCTGTGGGCGGGCGGTGCCGAGGCCATGACGCTCCAGGGTCAGCGGGTCACCGCGACGTCGGCGTTCCGTTGCGCGGGGAACATCCTCCTGCTGCACGGCCGCGTGTACTCCCCGCCGTACGTCGTCGAGGCCGTGGGCGACCCCGACGCGCTGCGCGACGCGCTCGAGCGGAACCCGGGCGTGCAGGTGTACCAGGAGTACGTCGACGCCGTGAACCTGGGCTGGTCGGTCGAGGACCAGAGCGACCTCGAGCTGCCCGGCTACGAGGGTGCGCTCGAGCTCCGGTACGCGAGCCCGTCGGTGTCGTCGTGA
- a CDS encoding cell division protein CrgA, which produces MPESKSRKKPKPQRPPSVPKPESGNPRWLVPTMLGLMLLGLAWIVLFYLSGPKQLPIPPLGAWNLAVGFAFIIAGFALTTRWK; this is translated from the coding sequence GTGCCCGAGTCGAAGTCGCGCAAGAAGCCGAAGCCGCAGCGCCCGCCGAGCGTGCCCAAGCCGGAGTCGGGCAACCCGCGCTGGCTCGTGCCCACGATGCTCGGGCTCATGCTCCTGGGGCTCGCGTGGATCGTGCTGTTCTACCTCAGCGGGCCCAAGCAGCTCCCGATCCCGCCGCTCGGCGCGTGGAACCTCGCCGTCGGGTTCGCCTTCATCATCGCGGGCTTCGCGCTCACCACGCGCTGGAAGTAG
- a CDS encoding rhomboid family intramembrane serine protease, producing MSTTPPGPPGPPAYGTAGPHDGPAVPPVCPRHPDRVSYVRCQRCGRPACPECQRPAAVGVQCVDCVRDAARQAPTQRTVLGGKVRGGPPVVTFTIIGLCVVSWILQLVTGGTWTSMLAFAPWIGELQPYRFLTAAFLHSTSPVHILFNMYALWITGPFLEQMLGRWRFTALYLLSALGGSVGYLVLAGGPTSDAWLTPVVGASGAVFGLFGAILLVLRRTGRNAMQIVVLIGINFAIGLFFPGIAWQAHLGGLVVGLALGAAYAYAPKERRALVSVGATVVVVVALVVAAWLTYASADQFGHLVG from the coding sequence ATCTCGACGACACCTCCCGGGCCGCCCGGCCCGCCGGCGTACGGGACGGCCGGACCGCACGACGGTCCCGCCGTCCCGCCCGTGTGCCCGCGGCACCCGGACCGGGTGTCGTACGTGCGGTGCCAGCGCTGCGGGCGTCCGGCGTGCCCGGAGTGCCAGCGTCCCGCCGCGGTGGGCGTGCAGTGCGTCGACTGCGTGCGGGACGCGGCGCGGCAGGCGCCGACCCAGCGCACGGTGCTCGGCGGGAAGGTCCGCGGCGGCCCGCCGGTCGTGACGTTCACGATCATCGGCCTGTGCGTCGTGAGCTGGATCCTCCAGCTCGTCACCGGGGGTACGTGGACGAGCATGCTCGCGTTCGCGCCCTGGATCGGCGAGCTGCAGCCCTACCGGTTCCTCACGGCGGCGTTCCTGCACTCGACGAGCCCTGTCCACATCCTGTTCAACATGTACGCCCTGTGGATCACGGGCCCGTTCCTCGAGCAGATGCTCGGGCGCTGGCGCTTTACCGCCCTGTACCTGCTCTCGGCGCTCGGCGGGTCGGTCGGCTACCTCGTGCTCGCGGGCGGCCCGACGTCGGACGCGTGGCTCACCCCGGTCGTCGGCGCCTCGGGCGCGGTGTTCGGGCTGTTCGGCGCGATCCTGCTCGTCCTGCGTCGCACGGGCCGCAACGCGATGCAGATCGTCGTGCTCATCGGCATCAACTTCGCGATCGGCCTCTTCTTCCCCGGGATCGCCTGGCAGGCCCACCTCGGCGGCCTCGTGGTCGGGCTCGCCCTGGGGGCCGCGTACGCGTACGCGCCGAAGGAGCGCCGCGCCCTCGTGTCCGTGGGAGCGACGGTCGTCGTCGTGGTGGCGCTCGTCGTCGCCGCGTGGCTGACGTACGCCTCCGCCGACCAGTTCGGCCACCTCGTCGGGTGA
- a CDS encoding peptidylprolyl isomerase — protein MFATLHTTAGDIRIELLPNHAPKTVANFVGLAQGTTTWSDPRTGAERTEPFYDGLIFHRVIQDFMIQGGCPLGTGTGGPGYTFNDEIHPELQFDRPYLLAMANAGLRRNPVTGEAEGTNGSQFFVSTVPTPWLNGKHTIFGEVADDASRAVVDAINTTPTRPGDRPQEDIVITSVTIED, from the coding sequence ATGTTCGCAACCCTCCACACGACCGCAGGTGACATCCGGATCGAGCTCCTGCCGAACCACGCCCCGAAGACGGTGGCGAACTTCGTCGGGCTCGCGCAGGGCACCACGACGTGGTCCGACCCTCGCACCGGCGCGGAGCGCACCGAGCCGTTCTACGACGGCCTGATCTTCCACCGCGTGATCCAGGACTTCATGATCCAGGGCGGCTGCCCGCTGGGCACCGGCACGGGCGGTCCCGGCTACACGTTCAACGACGAGATCCACCCCGAGCTGCAGTTCGACCGCCCGTACCTCCTGGCGATGGCGAACGCGGGCCTGCGCCGCAACCCGGTCACGGGCGAGGCCGAGGGCACCAACGGGTCGCAGTTCTTCGTCTCGACCGTGCCCACGCCGTGGCTCAACGGCAAGCACACGATCTTCGGCGAGGTCGCGGACGACGCGTCCCGCGCGGTCGTCGACGCGATCAACACCACGCCGACGCGCCCGGGCGACCGTCCGCAGGAGGACATCGTCATCACGTCCGTCACGATCGAGGACTGA
- a CDS encoding ATP-binding protein translates to MAAELVRRNLRPLAEETLAHAPITVISGARQVGKSTLMRQLVADREARIVNLDSAVDRAAAERDPDGFASQFPQGILAIDEIQRVPELLLALKNSLETDRRPGRFLITGSADLLTLRGSQESLAGRAETIALHGLSRGEIVGRAEDFARYLWSLPQTRSLADLPEWTRRDYLELATRSSFPEVYDASERRRDQWLGNYVDRVLGKDTTDISGVQFPDRLGPLLRVLAAQNATEFAAAQISRLLDVPVRSVPAYVKALRDVFLVSQVPAWGNNLTARAVSRPKVILADTGLAAFLCGADVDGLERDISSTATGGLVEGLVVSELAKQRGWSAIDFSLNHYRDRDGNEVDVVLENRRRQVVGIEVKATVSVTGKHARGLEVLRDRVGDRFVAGVVLHTGTRALPFGDRIWALPIAALWEHPDLTEESV, encoded by the coding sequence GTGGCCGCTGAACTCGTCCGGCGCAACCTCCGCCCCCTCGCGGAGGAGACGCTCGCTCATGCGCCGATCACGGTGATCTCGGGAGCTCGACAGGTCGGTAAGAGCACCCTCATGCGGCAGCTCGTCGCTGATCGTGAGGCGCGGATCGTGAACCTCGACTCCGCGGTCGATCGCGCGGCAGCCGAGCGTGATCCGGACGGGTTCGCGAGCCAGTTCCCCCAAGGCATCCTGGCGATCGACGAGATCCAGCGTGTCCCCGAGCTCCTGTTGGCGCTGAAGAACTCGCTCGAGACCGATCGAAGGCCGGGTCGGTTTCTGATCACAGGCTCGGCGGACCTGCTCACCCTGCGAGGTTCGCAGGAGAGTCTCGCAGGCCGAGCGGAGACCATCGCACTGCACGGGCTGAGTCGCGGCGAGATCGTCGGCCGCGCGGAAGACTTCGCTCGCTACCTCTGGTCGCTTCCGCAGACGCGCAGTCTCGCAGACCTCCCCGAGTGGACCCGCCGTGACTACCTCGAGCTCGCGACACGGAGCTCCTTTCCGGAGGTCTATGACGCCTCCGAACGGCGCCGTGACCAGTGGCTCGGCAACTACGTCGACCGGGTGCTCGGCAAGGACACGACCGACATCTCGGGGGTTCAGTTCCCGGACCGTCTTGGCCCGCTGCTCCGGGTGCTCGCAGCACAGAACGCGACCGAGTTCGCGGCCGCGCAGATCTCCCGGTTGCTTGACGTCCCTGTGCGCTCCGTACCCGCATACGTCAAGGCGCTGCGCGACGTGTTCCTGGTGTCGCAGGTGCCCGCATGGGGAAACAACCTCACCGCTCGGGCAGTGTCCCGACCCAAGGTCATCCTTGCGGACACCGGCCTCGCAGCGTTTCTCTGCGGGGCCGACGTCGACGGTCTCGAACGCGACATCTCCAGCACGGCCACGGGTGGACTTGTCGAGGGGCTCGTCGTCTCCGAACTTGCCAAGCAGCGTGGGTGGTCAGCCATCGACTTCTCGCTCAACCACTATCGCGACCGCGACGGCAACGAGGTCGACGTCGTCCTGGAGAACCGACGCCGCCAGGTCGTCGGGATCGAGGTCAAGGCAACGGTGTCCGTGACCGGGAAGCACGCGCGGGGACTCGAGGTCTTGCGAGACCGGGTAGGCGACAGGTTCGTCGCCGGCGTCGTGCTGCACACCGGGACTCGGGCACTGCCCTTCGGTGACAGGATCTGGGCGCTTCCCATCGCAGCACTCTGGGAGCACCCGGACCTGACCGAGGAGTCCGTCTAG
- a CDS encoding HNH endonuclease, which translates to MATREPRRAWLLMAAGDDRGYGGNEGYDDEYGAYYSWDSKVVNHKNLTVGDPVALWDKRRLLGVSVIEEIERSTGHKLQNRCPVCRTTAIKPRKTKLPRFRCDDCKAEFDTPRSEVVEVEIYRARYDAAWTDLDGLLDDREIRGVQANKGEFNAMRRLDWAAFSDVLERKHADRALRRVVGRLPDVAWGPTLDIAVDVPQGFRESLVRVRRGQREFREALLTAQGHRCAFTGAAPARVLEAGHLYSYARIGEHRAHGGLMLRRDIHRLFDDGLLAVDPEHGRVDVAEDLESCPQYARLHQQPLTLHLRDEQVDWLTQHWTEHRTVAD; encoded by the coding sequence ATGGCCACCAGGGAGCCCCGCCGGGCGTGGTTGCTGATGGCTGCGGGCGACGACCGAGGCTACGGCGGCAACGAGGGCTACGACGACGAATACGGCGCCTACTACTCATGGGACAGCAAGGTCGTCAACCACAAGAACCTCACGGTCGGTGACCCGGTAGCGCTGTGGGACAAGCGGCGGCTGCTCGGAGTGTCCGTCATCGAGGAGATCGAGCGGTCCACGGGCCACAAGCTGCAGAACCGGTGTCCCGTCTGCCGGACGACGGCAATCAAGCCCCGCAAGACCAAGTTGCCCCGGTTCCGCTGCGACGACTGCAAGGCCGAGTTCGACACACCGCGGTCCGAGGTGGTCGAGGTCGAGATCTACCGGGCTCGGTACGACGCCGCGTGGACGGACCTCGATGGTCTCCTGGACGACCGGGAGATCCGCGGGGTTCAAGCGAACAAGGGAGAGTTCAACGCGATGCGGCGGTTGGACTGGGCCGCGTTCAGCGACGTCCTGGAGCGCAAGCATGCCGACCGCGCCCTCAGGCGGGTGGTCGGACGACTCCCAGACGTGGCATGGGGTCCGACGCTCGACATCGCGGTCGACGTGCCTCAGGGCTTCCGGGAGTCTCTCGTCCGCGTCCGCCGCGGCCAGCGAGAGTTCCGAGAGGCACTGCTCACGGCCCAGGGCCACAGGTGCGCGTTCACGGGGGCGGCGCCCGCACGAGTCCTTGAAGCCGGTCACCTCTACAGCTACGCCAGGATCGGCGAGCACCGCGCACACGGCGGCCTGATGCTCCGTCGCGACATTCATCGACTCTTCGACGACGGTCTGCTCGCCGTCGACCCCGAGCACGGTCGGGTCGACGTCGCCGAGGATCTCGAGTCCTGTCCACAGTACGCGCGCCTGCACCAGCAGCCGTTGACGCTCCACCTCCGCGACGAACAGGTGGACTGGCTCACCCAGCATTGGACCGAGCATCGCACCGTCGCTGATTGA
- a CDS encoding DLW-39 family protein, whose translation MKKILVLLLAAGAGYLLWRKYTEDNAERDLWAEVTDTFE comes from the coding sequence ATGAAGAAGATTCTGGTCCTGCTCCTCGCCGCCGGCGCCGGGTACCTCCTGTGGCGCAAGTACACGGAGGACAACGCCGAGCGCGACCTCTGGGCAGAGGTCACCGACACGTTCGAGTGA
- a CDS encoding DUF3566 domain-containing protein: protein MSSENNAPPTITPRLTVPRPDTGATARSESATSTSKHGEANGSSNGTQNGSSNGAASGAVPPPPPPPPPSQGVDDDGMERASGESRVAVARAGAVKAAAAAIAAAKTAAKKVSAAVPAAPAETGTEPAHDEIDDETVRRVPTTTAAAPAASAAGHTAQAPTATSMHYSAAGVTGSATPLTGATPAVGTATGATPAVRGEGGPRRVRLAVSRIDPWSAMKLGFLLAVAIGIMTVVATAVVWYVLDGMQVFFKIEELFTQVVGTETDVDIQQYVAFGRVISIATLLGVVNVVIITALSTIMAFLYNIVAALVGGVHLTLTDD from the coding sequence ATGAGCAGCGAGAACAACGCACCGCCGACGATCACGCCGCGACTGACCGTGCCGCGCCCGGACACGGGCGCGACCGCACGCTCGGAGAGCGCGACGTCGACGAGCAAGCACGGCGAGGCGAACGGCTCCTCGAACGGGACGCAGAACGGCTCCTCGAACGGGGCGGCGTCCGGTGCGGTCCCGCCGCCTCCCCCGCCGCCTCCCCCGAGCCAGGGCGTGGACGACGACGGCATGGAGCGTGCCTCCGGCGAGAGCCGGGTCGCGGTCGCCCGGGCGGGCGCCGTGAAGGCCGCCGCCGCCGCGATCGCCGCGGCGAAGACCGCCGCGAAGAAGGTGTCCGCCGCGGTCCCGGCCGCCCCTGCGGAGACGGGCACCGAGCCCGCCCACGACGAGATCGACGACGAGACGGTGAGGCGCGTGCCCACGACCACGGCGGCGGCTCCGGCCGCCTCGGCTGCCGGCCACACGGCCCAGGCCCCGACGGCGACCTCGATGCACTACTCCGCGGCCGGGGTGACCGGCTCGGCGACCCCGCTGACGGGCGCCACGCCCGCCGTCGGGACCGCGACCGGGGCGACCCCCGCGGTCCGCGGAGAGGGCGGCCCGCGCCGCGTCCGGCTCGCGGTGTCGCGCATCGACCCCTGGTCCGCGATGAAGCTCGGGTTCCTCCTGGCGGTCGCGATCGGCATCATGACGGTCGTCGCGACGGCGGTCGTCTGGTACGTCCTGGACGGCATGCAGGTGTTCTTCAAGATCGAGGAGCTCTTCACGCAGGTCGTCGGCACGGAGACGGACGTCGACATCCAGCAGTACGTGGCGTTCGGGCGCGTGATCTCGATCGCGACGCTGCTCGGTGTGGTGAACGTGGTCATCATCACCGCGCTCTCGACGATCATGGCGTTCCTGTACAACATCGTCGCGGCGCTCGTGGGCGGCGTGCACCTCACGCTCACGGACGACTGA